The following proteins come from a genomic window of Anticarsia gemmatalis isolate Benzon Research Colony breed Stoneville strain chromosome 25, ilAntGemm2 primary, whole genome shotgun sequence:
- the LOC142983856 gene encoding uncharacterized protein LOC142983856, with translation MFVNMFAIKVCVLVLFATTDVQGRYVFEPTLHGSIEANKIISTFEDAVTQCKIEGAVLAAPVNEQLRDEMMALIGVNNHSTPYFINAKLVHSHNLQFVSSEGVSLDDMSVSDMIEELDPRDGECLAMDSRTIRVVSCSVPLPYMCYKENDTNIPLGLSIARVTSTESGIIKPTTKEQTVNCGPNSRGYLLNLAAGSCYKYHSEKMSWNDADSTCRSEGGYLAFMNDQQESKVVLNMIQQAIWVGKREYHNQAMDEFYNDPMFYFNYMECVILNHAQDNTMTCDTVRPFLCERNTLEFRKY, from the exons ATGTTCGTCAACATGTTCGCTATCAAAGTTTGTGTTCTTGTACTGTTCGCTACAACTG ATGTACAAGGCAGATATGTGTTCGAGCCAACCTTACATGGTTCAATAGaagcaaacaaaattatttcaacgtTCGAGGATGCCGTGACCCAATGTAAAATCGAAG GTGCAGTGCTAGCGGCTCCTGTGAATGAACAACTTCGTGACGAGATGATGGCACTCATCGGTGTAAATAATCACTCAACACCTTACTTTATTAACGCGAAGCTTGTACATTCTCACAACCTACAATTTGTGTCCTCAGAAG GTGTTTCACTAGACGACATGAGTGTGAGTGACATGATCGAGGAGTTAGATCCTCGTGATGGTGAGTGTTTGGCCATGGACAGTCGTACCATACGAGTGGTGTCGTGTTCTGTGCCGCTGCCGTACATGTGCTACAAAGAGAACGATACCAATATTCCTCTGGGATTATCGATCGCCAGGGTCACCTCGACAGAGTCTGGGATAATTAAGCCCACTACAAAAGAACAGACAGTGAATTGTGGCCCGAATTCTCGAG GATACCTTCTTAATCTAGCTGCGGGCAGTTGCTACAAATATCATTCCGAAAAAATGAGCTGGAACGACGCAGATTCCACATGTAGATCTGAAGGTGGTTACCTGGCCTTCATGAATGATCAGCAAGAGTCGAAAGTTGTACTCAATATGATCCAGCAAGCAATTTGGGTTGGAAAGCGAGAATAtcata ATCAGGCTATGGACGAGTTCTACAATGAcccaatgttttatttcaactaCATGGAATGCGTCATTCTTAACCACGCACAAGACAACACAATGACATGTGATACTGTAAGACCTTTCCTCTGTGAAAGGAATACATTAGAATTTCGCAAGTATTGA
- the LOC142983855 gene encoding macrophage mannose receptor 1-like, whose product MFVNMFASTVCVLVLFATTDVQGRYVFEPTLHGSIETNKVISMFEDAVSQCKTEGAVLAAPVNEQLRDEMIALIGVNNHSTPYFINAKLVHSHKPEFVSSEGVSLDDMSVSDMIEELDPRDGECLAMDSRTIRVVSCSAPLPYMCYKKNDPSSNVGAVPIARTIPPVPEIYESSTKQNIMDCGADAQGYDLYNSTNSCYKYHPDIMNWDEAESTCQSEGGHLVVLNDEHEAQVVGEMVYLGTWIGIRDYHSNDIWTSVQGQTMDELYNVWTDGHNPNTNLDCGVIDTRGRLDDYTCETNRPFICEKNVRIL is encoded by the exons GGttcaatagaaacaaacaaagttaTCTCAATGTTCGAGGATGCTGTGTCCCAATGTAAAACTGAAG gtGCGGTGCTAGCGGCTCCTGTGAATGAACAACTTCGAGACGAGATGATAGCACTCATCGGTGTTAATAATCACTCAACGCCTTACTTCATTAACGCAAAGCTTGTACACTCTCACAAACCAGAATTTGTGTCTTCAGAAG GTGTTTCACTAGACGACATGAGTGTGAGTGACATGATCGAGGAGTTAGATCCTCGTGATGGTGAGTGTTTGGCCATGGACAGTCGTACCATACGAGTGGTGTCGTGTTCTGCGCCGCTGCCGTACATGTGCTACAAGAAGAACGATCCCAGCAGTAATGTCGGAGCAGTACCAATCGCCAGAACCATCCCGCCAGTACCAGAGATTTATGAATCttcaactaaacaaaatataatggATTGCGGCGCAGATGCTCAAG gataCGATCTATATAATTCTACAAACAGTTGCTACAAGTATCATCCCGATATAATGAACTGGGACGAGGCAGAGTCAACGTGTCAATCTGAAGGCGGTCACCTGGTCGTTCTGAATGATGAGCATGAGGCACAAGTGGTCGGCGAAATGGTCTACTTGGGAACTTGGATAGGAATACGAGACTATCATAGTAATGATATATGGACTAGTGTTCAAG GACAAACTATGGACGAGTTGTACAATGTATGGACTGATGGTCATAACCCAAATACCAACCTGGACTGCGGCGTCATAGACACCAGAGGACGACTTGACGACTACACCTGTGAAACGAATCGACCTTTCATCTGCGAAAAGAATGTTCGAATATTATAA